A section of the bacterium SCSIO 12696 genome encodes:
- the argA gene encoding amino-acid N-acetyltransferase, with amino-acid sequence MAHPIENNDSDKDKVKWFRNAAPYINAHRGKTFVLMFDGDAVEHPNFANVIHDVSLLRSLGVKLVLVHGARTQISRRLTQLDIEQHIENSIRVTDADTLAAVKDATGSLRIHIEAMLTMGLANSPMHGSQLRVNSGNFVIAKPMGVRDGVDYKYTGLVRRIDTEGINTQLNYGSIVLLSPVGYSTTGEVFNLSLEDVATQTAVSLKADKLIALTKNDGLLDENGALVKSCSLRTVKRLLGNEPEYIERLLMQAIANCAENGVERCHCVSYQSDSALLQELFTRDGAGTLIAKDHKEQLTSATIDDVGGILDLIAPLEEQGTLVKRSRELLEVEIDRFTVIKKEDVIIACGALYPYPDANTGEIACLVIHPDYRGGNRGVRLIAELEEKAKVQKLDSIFVLTTVSAHWFLDQGYVEQAIDKLPESKQKMYNFQRKSKVFVKQI; translated from the coding sequence ATGGCTCACCCGATAGAAAATAATGACAGCGACAAGGACAAGGTAAAGTGGTTTAGGAACGCCGCGCCGTACATCAATGCTCACCGGGGCAAAACCTTTGTGTTGATGTTTGATGGCGATGCGGTGGAGCACCCTAACTTTGCCAATGTGATTCACGACGTCTCATTGCTGAGAAGCCTCGGCGTCAAGCTGGTGCTGGTGCACGGTGCCCGCACACAAATCAGTCGGCGGCTGACACAGCTTGATATCGAGCAGCATATCGAAAACAGCATTCGGGTCACCGATGCCGACACCCTGGCTGCGGTTAAAGACGCCACTGGTTCCCTGCGTATTCATATCGAAGCCATGCTCACCATGGGACTAGCCAACTCGCCCATGCACGGTTCGCAACTGCGGGTTAATTCCGGCAACTTTGTGATTGCCAAGCCCATGGGCGTTCGCGACGGCGTCGATTACAAATACACCGGCCTGGTGCGGCGTATCGATACCGAAGGCATTAATACCCAGCTCAATTACGGCTCTATCGTGTTGTTGTCTCCGGTGGGTTACTCCACCACGGGAGAAGTGTTTAACCTGTCTTTGGAGGACGTCGCCACTCAAACTGCGGTTTCCCTCAAGGCGGACAAACTGATTGCGCTCACCAAAAACGACGGCCTGTTGGATGAAAACGGCGCCCTGGTGAAGAGCTGTAGCCTGAGAACGGTGAAACGGTTGCTGGGCAATGAGCCCGAATACATCGAGCGCCTGTTGATGCAGGCCATTGCCAACTGCGCCGAAAACGGTGTGGAACGGTGCCACTGTGTCTCTTACCAAAGCGACAGCGCATTGTTGCAAGAGCTGTTTACCCGGGACGGTGCCGGCACCCTGATTGCCAAAGATCATAAAGAGCAGCTGACTTCTGCCACCATTGACGATGTGGGCGGTATCCTTGATTTGATCGCTCCACTGGAAGAGCAGGGCACTTTGGTCAAGCGTTCCCGAGAGCTGCTTGAAGTGGAAATAGACCGCTTTACGGTGATTAAAAAAGAAGACGTAATTATCGCCTGTGGTGCGCTGTACCCTTACCCGGACGCCAATACCGGGGAAATTGCCTGCCTGGTGATCCACCCGGACTACCGGGGCGGTAACCGTGGGGTACGTCTGATTGCGGAGCTTGAAGAAAAGGCCAAAGTACAAAAATTAGACTCTATTTTTGTGCTCACCACCGTCAGTGCCCACTGGTTTCTGGACCAGGGCTATGTGGAACAGGCCATCGATAAGTTGCCGGAAAGTAAACAAAAAATGTATAACTTTCAGAGAAAGTCCAAGGTATTTGTCAAGCAAATCTAG
- the argH gene encoding argininosuccinate lyase has protein sequence MALWGGRFKEQASVQFKKFNDSLPVDYRMAVQDIVGSIAWAQAIHQVGVLSDDELARLQGALTELKESVEQNPKQILASDAEDIHSWVEIQLIEKTGDLGKKLHTGRSRNDQVATDLKLWCKETGGDLLFALVNLQQAMMNLAEREKGTVLPGYTHLQRAQPVTFGHWCLAYVEMFNRDIGRLKDALYRLDVSPLGSGALAGTAYPIDRKSLAHNLGFRAATMNSLDAVSDRDHVVELLGAASISMMHLSRFAEDLIFYNSGEAGFVEMSDLVSSGSSLMPQKKNPDACELIRGKAGRVFGSLTAMLTTMKALALAYNKDMQEDKEGLFDALDTWLECMEMAVLVADGLKVNRSRTLAAAQQGYANATELADYLVGKDIPFREAHHIVGEVVLAAIEKGCPLEDLTLTQLQSFSEKIEQDVYQHLSIESTLDKREALGGTSRAQVEQAIANIQAGKEDILNEQVAGAPGKQQINVALMQVKQRLNAQKAAAMSVRRARMSDVEKIHQLVDFWAEKGEILPRTYENIIHDVQNFVVAEVDGQVVGCASLYIYQKGLAEIRSVVVDEKYHNQGQGRALVQYLLEFANQMELQEIIVLTYIPDYFSALGFNLIEKSSLADNIIEDSERSPYKNPEDEVAMEYIVDRSA, from the coding sequence ATGGCATTATGGGGCGGCCGTTTTAAAGAACAGGCCAGTGTGCAGTTTAAAAAATTCAACGATTCCCTGCCGGTGGATTACCGCATGGCAGTGCAGGACATCGTCGGCTCCATTGCCTGGGCGCAAGCCATTCATCAGGTGGGCGTGCTGTCTGATGACGAGCTGGCGCGCTTGCAGGGTGCTCTGACTGAGCTGAAAGAATCCGTTGAGCAAAACCCCAAGCAAATTTTGGCGTCGGACGCGGAAGACATTCACAGCTGGGTGGAAATCCAACTGATTGAAAAAACCGGCGATTTGGGCAAAAAACTGCACACCGGGCGCAGCCGCAATGATCAGGTAGCTACTGACCTCAAACTATGGTGTAAGGAAACCGGTGGCGACTTGTTGTTCGCTTTGGTTAACCTGCAACAGGCGATGATGAACCTGGCCGAGCGGGAAAAGGGCACCGTACTGCCCGGTTATACCCACCTGCAACGGGCTCAGCCAGTGACTTTTGGCCATTGGTGCCTCGCTTACGTCGAAATGTTTAATCGGGATATTGGTCGCCTGAAAGACGCACTCTACCGCTTGGATGTGTCGCCCTTGGGTTCCGGTGCATTGGCCGGTACCGCTTATCCCATTGATCGTAAATCCCTGGCCCACAACCTGGGCTTTCGAGCTGCCACCATGAACAGCCTGGATGCGGTATCCGACCGCGACCATGTGGTTGAACTGTTGGGTGCGGCCAGTATTTCGATGATGCACTTGTCTCGCTTTGCAGAAGATCTGATTTTCTACAATTCCGGCGAAGCGGGCTTTGTGGAGATGAGCGACCTGGTGAGCTCAGGCTCGTCGCTGATGCCGCAAAAGAAAAACCCGGATGCCTGCGAATTGATACGCGGCAAAGCCGGACGCGTGTTTGGTTCCCTGACGGCGATGCTGACCACCATGAAAGCCCTGGCGCTGGCCTATAACAAAGATATGCAGGAAGACAAAGAAGGCCTGTTTGACGCCCTGGATACCTGGCTGGAATGCATGGAAATGGCGGTACTAGTGGCGGATGGTTTGAAAGTGAACCGCTCCCGCACCCTGGCTGCTGCCCAGCAGGGCTACGCAAATGCCACCGAGCTGGCAGACTATTTGGTGGGTAAGGATATTCCTTTCCGTGAGGCTCACCATATTGTCGGTGAAGTGGTGCTGGCAGCCATTGAAAAAGGGTGCCCATTGGAAGATTTAACACTGACCCAACTGCAAAGCTTCAGCGAAAAAATAGAGCAGGATGTGTATCAGCACCTGTCTATTGAATCCACTCTCGATAAGAGAGAGGCATTGGGTGGCACCTCCAGAGCTCAAGTGGAGCAGGCGATTGCCAATATTCAGGCGGGCAAAGAAGATATTCTCAACGAACAGGTAGCCGGTGCGCCGGGCAAGCAGCAGATCAATGTGGCATTGATGCAGGTAAAACAGCGCCTCAATGCGCAAAAAGCGGCTGCTATGTCGGTTCGCCGTGCGCGTATGTCCGATGTGGAAAAAATTCATCAGCTGGTGGATTTTTGGGCCGAAAAAGGCGAGATACTGCCTCGCACCTACGAGAATATTATTCACGACGTGCAAAACTTTGTGGTCGCGGAAGTAGATGGCCAGGTGGTGGGTTGTGCCTCTTTGTATATTTACCAGAAAGGCCTGGCGGAAATTCGCTCGGTGGTGGTGGATGAAAAATACCACAACCAGGGTCAGGGCAGGGCGCTGGTACAGTACCTGCTGGAATTTGCCAACCAGATGGAATTGCAGGAAATTATCGTACTCACCTACATTCCGGATTATTTCTCTGCCCTCGGCTTTAATCTGATTGAAAAGAGTTCGTTGGCGGATAACATTATTGAGGACAGCGAGCGCAGCCCTTATAAAAATCCGGAAGACGAAGTGGCTATGGAGTACATTGTCGATCGTTCGGCGTGA
- the argB gene encoding acetylglutamate kinase produces the protein MDKPLVIKVGGALLNHPQAQQAFFAELAQLQRPWVLVHGGGALVDQWLQKLGFEVQRNRGLRVSPAEQMPFITGALAGCANTELVSQGVRSGVSAIGLSLVDAGCEASVLADDLGQVGQVDQTDAEPLQQLLSAGFRPLVCSIACDKQGALLNVNADDAAVAIAKALHGDLLLLSDVPAVLDGDRQPIAKLDETDIERLIADGVIIDGMAVKVRAALAAARATGGKVLIASWQRPETIVQWCEGKPVGTEIS, from the coding sequence ATGGACAAGCCGTTAGTGATTAAAGTGGGCGGTGCGCTGTTAAACCACCCCCAGGCCCAACAGGCGTTTTTTGCCGAGCTGGCGCAGCTGCAACGCCCCTGGGTATTGGTACACGGTGGTGGCGCGCTGGTCGATCAGTGGTTGCAGAAGCTGGGTTTTGAGGTGCAGCGCAATCGCGGCCTGCGAGTAAGCCCTGCGGAGCAAATGCCATTTATCACCGGTGCCCTGGCCGGTTGTGCGAACACGGAGTTGGTATCCCAAGGTGTGCGCAGTGGTGTTAGTGCCATTGGCCTCAGCCTGGTGGATGCGGGTTGCGAAGCCTCTGTTTTGGCAGATGATCTGGGGCAAGTAGGCCAGGTTGACCAAACCGATGCAGAACCACTGCAACAACTGCTTTCAGCAGGATTCAGGCCGTTGGTGTGCAGCATCGCCTGCGATAAGCAGGGAGCGTTACTCAATGTCAATGCAGACGATGCGGCAGTGGCCATCGCCAAGGCATTGCATGGGGATTTGCTGTTACTGAGCGATGTTCCCGCTGTGCTGGACGGTGACCGTCAGCCCATTGCCAAACTGGACGAAACAGACATAGAGCGCCTGATTGCCGATGGTGTGATTATCGATGGTATGGCGGTCAAAGTTCGCGCTGCTCTGGCGGCCGCAAGAGCCACCGGCGGCAAAGTATTAATTGCTTCCTGGCAACGCCCGGAAACCATTGTGCAGTGGTGTGAAGGGAAGCCAGTTGGCACTGAAATTAGCTGA
- a CDS encoding SLC13 family permease, which translates to MDVVTGTLNAHAIASLILTALALFLFSRERIPLETSSLFVVVLLTIGFTLFPYTNPEGESLSPSSFFSGFGHQALIAVCALMIVGHGLVRTGALEPVGRVLAKLWGYSPFLSLFVALVVAALLSAFVNNTPIVVLLLPILVTVANRTQTSVSGTLMPISFATILGGMLTTIGTSTNLLVVSVAADLGLKEIGMFDFFVPGLVMMGVGVLYLWLIAPRLLPTRGALVDDSSPRIFTAHLFIPEDSQCVDCTVREIIEKADGNIQITRIRRSKQNYVFPLPDATVRAGDRLLIRDTPQKLKEFESLLGGQLFSSGKLVDEENPLTDPDQHMAELVVDRGSPLVRRTLNEMQFLHNFQVAVIAIHRKGRVLEEMPEGISKVKLRLGDVLLIQGPGENIEEIKRNGQLLVLDATTELPHSHRAHRALWIMAAVIVVAALGILPIAISAVCGALLMMFANCLSWRDVQRALSAQVVLIVVASLALGNALISTGATDWLASGFVKIAAYLPIHGLFAGLVLLMAILTNVVSNNAAAVIGTPIAISIAQQLGLPPEAFVLAVLFGANMSFATPMAYQTNLLVMNTGSYSFMDFVRVGVPLTVILWLTISWLLPQMYGF; encoded by the coding sequence ATGGATGTAGTGACCGGTACCCTTAATGCCCATGCGATTGCATCGCTGATCCTGACTGCACTGGCGCTGTTCTTATTCTCCCGAGAGCGCATCCCGTTGGAAACATCCAGCCTGTTTGTGGTGGTGTTGCTAACCATCGGTTTTACCCTGTTTCCCTATACCAATCCCGAGGGTGAATCCCTAAGCCCCTCCAGCTTTTTCTCCGGCTTTGGCCATCAGGCCTTGATCGCGGTTTGTGCGCTAATGATTGTCGGCCATGGCTTGGTACGTACCGGTGCTTTGGAGCCCGTGGGGCGGGTGCTGGCCAAGTTGTGGGGCTACAGTCCGTTCCTGTCGCTGTTTGTGGCTCTGGTGGTGGCAGCGCTATTGAGCGCCTTTGTAAACAACACGCCCATTGTGGTGTTGCTGTTACCCATTCTGGTTACCGTTGCCAACCGCACGCAAACATCGGTGTCTGGCACCTTGATGCCCATTAGCTTCGCCACCATTCTGGGTGGCATGTTGACCACCATTGGCACCTCAACCAACTTGCTGGTGGTGAGTGTGGCCGCGGATTTGGGGCTCAAGGAAATCGGCATGTTCGACTTTTTTGTGCCCGGTTTGGTGATGATGGGAGTCGGGGTTTTGTACCTGTGGCTGATTGCCCCGCGCTTGCTGCCCACTCGTGGCGCATTGGTGGATGACTCGTCACCGCGCATTTTTACTGCCCACCTGTTTATTCCCGAAGACAGCCAGTGTGTGGATTGCACGGTACGGGAGATTATCGAAAAGGCCGACGGCAATATCCAGATTACCCGTATCCGCCGCAGCAAACAGAACTATGTATTCCCTCTGCCGGATGCCACCGTCAGGGCGGGTGATCGTCTGCTAATTCGGGACACCCCGCAAAAGCTGAAAGAGTTTGAATCACTGCTCGGTGGCCAGCTGTTTTCATCGGGCAAGCTGGTGGATGAGGAAAACCCGCTGACTGACCCGGATCAGCATATGGCCGAGTTGGTGGTGGACCGAGGCTCGCCATTGGTGCGTCGCACCCTCAATGAAATGCAATTTCTGCACAACTTTCAGGTGGCCGTAATCGCCATTCACCGCAAAGGTCGGGTGCTGGAAGAAATGCCGGAGGGCATCAGCAAGGTTAAGCTGCGCCTTGGGGATGTGCTGTTGATCCAGGGCCCCGGCGAAAATATCGAAGAGATCAAACGCAACGGTCAGCTGTTGGTGCTGGACGCCACTACGGAGCTGCCACACTCCCACCGCGCTCACCGTGCTCTGTGGATTATGGCAGCGGTTATTGTGGTGGCGGCCCTGGGTATTTTGCCCATCGCCATCAGTGCGGTCTGTGGAGCTTTGCTGATGATGTTTGCCAACTGCTTGAGTTGGCGAGATGTGCAGCGGGCACTCAGTGCCCAAGTAGTTTTAATTGTGGTGGCGAGTTTGGCCTTGGGCAATGCGTTGATATCCACCGGAGCAACGGATTGGTTGGCGTCGGGGTTTGTAAAAATCGCGGCGTACCTGCCTATCCATGGTTTGTTTGCCGGCTTGGTATTGCTGATGGCCATACTCACCAATGTGGTGTCTAACAACGCAGCAGCGGTGATCGGTACCCCCATTGCCATCAGCATTGCCCAGCAACTGGGCCTGCCGCCAGAGGCATTTGTACTGGCTGTTTTGTTTGGCGCCAATATGAGCTTTGCCACACCCATGGCTTACCAAACCAACTTGTTGGTCATGAACACGGGTAGTTACAGTTTTATGGACTTTGTGCGGGTAGGGGTGCCGTTAACGGTCATCCTTTGGCTAACCATTAGTTGGTTGCTGCCGCAGATGTATGGGTTTTGA
- a CDS encoding argininosuccinate synthase — MKSVKKVVLAYSGGLDTSAIIPWLKENYGCEVVAFAANVGQGDEELEGLEEKAIASGASSCYIVDLKDEFVADYVYPTFQTGAIYESDYLLGTSIARPIIAKAQVEVARKVGADALSHGCTGKGNDQVRFESCFAALAPDLQVIAPWREWDLTSRESLLDYLAERNIPCSASLTKIYSRDANALHISHEGGELEEPWNAPSDAVWTMTVSPEQAPDQPELVTLDIEKGRVTAVDGVAMTPYQVLESLNEKGARNGVGRIDIVENRLVGMKSRGCYETPGGTLLMSALRAIDELILDKTCRSWKTTVAEQFAHLVYDGRWFTPLKDSLYAAAEALNEDATGTVVLKLYKGQVTAIQKKSPNSLYRESFATFGEDDVYDQSHAEGFIRLFSLSSRIKAMGGE; from the coding sequence ATGAAGTCTGTAAAAAAAGTCGTATTGGCCTATTCCGGTGGTCTGGACACCTCCGCCATTATCCCCTGGCTGAAAGAGAACTACGGCTGTGAAGTGGTGGCTTTTGCCGCTAACGTAGGGCAGGGAGACGAAGAGCTGGAAGGCCTGGAAGAAAAGGCCATCGCCTCTGGCGCCAGCAGCTGCTACATCGTCGATTTAAAAGACGAGTTTGTGGCGGACTATGTATACCCAACTTTCCAAACTGGCGCTATCTACGAAAGCGATTACCTGTTGGGCACCAGTATCGCTCGTCCAATTATTGCCAAGGCCCAGGTAGAAGTGGCCCGCAAAGTTGGTGCTGATGCGCTGTCCCACGGCTGTACCGGTAAAGGTAACGACCAGGTGCGTTTCGAGTCCTGCTTTGCGGCTTTGGCGCCAGACCTGCAAGTGATCGCCCCGTGGCGTGAGTGGGATCTGACCTCCCGTGAAAGCCTGTTGGATTACCTGGCAGAGCGCAACATTCCCTGCAGTGCTTCGCTGACCAAAATTTACAGCCGCGACGCTAATGCTCTGCATATCTCCCATGAAGGCGGCGAGTTGGAAGAGCCATGGAATGCACCTAGCGACGCGGTATGGACCATGACGGTTTCTCCAGAGCAGGCGCCAGACCAGCCAGAGCTGGTGACACTGGATATTGAGAAAGGCCGGGTAACTGCCGTCGATGGTGTGGCTATGACCCCTTACCAGGTGTTGGAAAGCCTGAATGAAAAGGGCGCCCGCAACGGGGTTGGCCGTATTGATATTGTCGAGAACCGCCTGGTGGGCATGAAATCTCGCGGCTGCTACGAAACCCCGGGGGGCACCTTGTTGATGAGTGCTCTGCGCGCCATTGATGAGCTGATTTTGGATAAAACCTGCCGCAGCTGGAAAACCACCGTGGCAGAGCAGTTTGCTCACTTGGTATACGATGGTCGTTGGTTCACGCCTCTGAAAGACTCTCTGTATGCAGCGGCGGAAGCGCTGAACGAAGACGCTACTGGCACAGTGGTACTGAAGCTGTACAAGGGCCAGGTAACGGCGATCCAGAAAAAATCGCCCAACAGCCTTTACCGGGAGTCTTTTGCTACCTTCGGTGAAGACGATGTGTACGACCAGTCTCACGCAGAGGGCTTTATTCGTTTGTTCTCTCTGTCCAGCCGTATTAAGGCGATGGGCGGCGAGTAA